The Psilocybe cubensis strain MGC-MH-2018 chromosome 7, whole genome shotgun sequence genome has a window encoding:
- a CDS encoding Protein F37C4.5 — translation MPPNAIANASRAVSEVCLSCQTDSKIANVSLYTGLAEVTRVFEPKLKKGDNKVIVSGLPDVLVPDSLRVEGRGQCTIYEVSLSDIPSSGPMTTSDRLEDLIKQKIRLEKALMRCHKAIAAVQSFQNSIAVRHVKADELANLQRGIDAAAEEWDLKQLDLEEQITEVTRDIEQEQVALGEVKVDNKLRKRVYITLVADKECDVEIVLKYAVSSATWDPTYAIYVKMDTKEKAVKLIYKAAISQNTGESWNDIPLTLETVTPTTGLNIPELQPWTLSMYKPMYGKYLRKSAAASSLNTFGGHSMRKESAASSDSESDGGPPRGGGRLHSSRPPNIKARGLTVTSKGDINATFSVPGLMTIPSDGASHTVTIMEVYLDAAMSWVTVPKKSPKAHLTAKIKNDSEYTLLRGIASIYVNGSFISRSDIPTVSPQESFDCPLGIDPAVRITYHPRSKKVTQPSFTRRNSTYLFSQRISISNTKATPISYLKVREQVPVSEDSNITVNLTSPGLVLPQANKKGVIIVPEPVKISSQVVARWEGADEPEMDPGQVGKDGKRRP, via the exons ATGCCTCCAAACGCAATCGCAAATGCAAGCCGAGCAGTCAGTGAGGTATGCCTGTCGTGTCAGACGGATAGCAAGATCGCGAACGTTAGCTTGTATACTGGCCTGGCGGAGGTGACGCGTGTTTTTGAACCAAAGCTCAAGAAAGGCGACAATAAGGTCATTGTGTCCGGTCTTCCTGATGTGCTGGTCCCAGATTCTCTTCG AGTTGAAGGTCGCGGTCAATGTACAATTTATGAAGTTTCACTCTCCGATATTCCTTCTTCGGGTCCTATGACAACTTCTGATCGTCTTGAAGACTTGATAAAGCAGAAGATTCGGCTGGAGAAAGCGTTGATGCGGTGCCATAAAGCGATCGCGGCAGTTCAGTCTTTCCAGAACAGTATTGCCGTGCGACATGTCAAGGCAGATGAGTTGGCCAATTTGCAGCGAGGAATTGACGCGGCTGCAGAGGAATGGGATCTCAAGCAGCTTGATTTGGAAGAGCAAATTACAGAGGTTACTAGAGACATTGAGCAAGAGCAAGTAGCATTGGGCGAGGTCAAAGTGGATAATAAGCTGCGCAAACGTGTCTACATAACTCTCGTCGCAGACAAAGAATGCGACGTTGAGATTGTTTTGAAATACG CTGTTTCCAGCGCTACCTGGGACCCTACTTACGCTATCTACGTGAAAATGGACACCAAGGAAAAGGCGGTAAAGCTTATATACAAAGCAGCCATCTCACAAAATACAGGAGAG TCCTGGAATGATATTCCATTGACTTTGGAGACAGTGACGCCCACAACAGGACTCAATATCCCGGAATTGCAGCCATGGACGCTTTCTATGTATAAGCCCATGTACGGAAAGTACCTGAGAAAAAGTGCTGCTGCCTCCAGCCTTAACACGTTCGGCGGCCACTCAATGAGAAAAGAATCTGCAGCTAGTTCCGATTCTGAATCTGATGGAGGTCCACctagaggaggaggaagactgCATAGTTCGCGACCGCCCAACATCAAGGCCCGAGGCTTGACAGTCACATCGAAAGGGGACATCAATGCAACGTTCTCGGTCCCTGGATTAATGACGATTCCGAGTGACGGCGCTTCTCATACCGTGACTATAATGGAAGTGTATTTGGACGCAGCCATGTCCTGGGTTACGGTCCCAAAAAAATCGCCAAAGGCTCATTTAACT GCAAAAATAAAGAATGACTCTGAATATACCCTTTTACGCGGCATAGCAAGCATCTACGTCAATGGAAGTTTCATCTCGCGCTCTGATATCCCGACTGTTAGCCCACAGGAAAGTTTTGATTGTCCTCTTGG CATCGACCCTGCAGTTCGCATCACCTATCACCCTCGTAGCAAGAAAGTCACTCAACCCAGCTTTACGCGCCGAAACTCTACGTACCTTTTTTCTCAAcgcatcagcatcagtaACACCAAAGCGACGCCCATCAGCTACCTGAAAGTACGCGAGCAGGTGCCTGTATCAGAGGACAGCAATATTACAGTCAACCTGACCTCTCCGGGTCTCGTACTACCTCAGGCGAACAAAAAGGGTGTCATTATTGTACCGGAGCCAGTGAAGATTAGCTCTCAGGTGGTGGCGCGGTGGGAAGGCGCGGATGAGCCGGAGATGGATCCAGGGCAGGTTGGAAAGGATGGCAAG AGACGACCCTGA
- a CDS encoding Protein F37C4.5, which yields MPPNAIANASRAVSEVCLSCQTDSKIANVSLYTGLAEVTRVFEPKLKKGDNKVIVSGLPDVLVPDSLRVEGRGQCTIYEVSLSDIPSSGPMTTSDRLEDLIKQKIRLEKALTRCHKAIAAVQSFQNSIAVRHVKADELANLQRGIDAAAEEWDLKQLDLEEQIAEVTRDIEQEQVALGEVKVDNKLRKRVYITLVADKECDVEIVLKYAVSSATWDPTYAIYVKMDTKEKAVKLIYKAAISQNTGESWNDIPLTLETVTPTTGLNIPELQPWTLSMYKPMYGKYLRKSAAASSLNTFGGHSMRKESAASSDSESDGGPPRGGGRLHSSRPPNIKTRGLTVTSKGDINATFSVPGLMTIPSDGASHTVTIMEVYLDAAMSWVTVPKKSPKAHLTAKIKNDSEYTLLRGIASIYVNGSFISRSDIPSVSPQESFDCPLGIDPAVRITYHPRSKKVTQPSFTRRNSTYLFSQRISISNTKATPISYLKVREQVPVSEDSNITVNLTSPGLVLPQANKKGVIIVPEPVKISSQVVARWEGADEPEMDPGQVGKDGKIP from the exons ATGCCTCCAAACGCAATCGCAAATGCAAGCCGAGCAGTCAGTGAGGTATGCCTGTCGTGTCAGACGGATAGCAAGATCGCGAACGTTAGCTTGTATACTGGCCTGGCGGAGGTGACGCGTGTTTTTGAACCGAAGCTCAAGAAAGGCGACAATAAGGTCATTGTGTCCGGTCTTCCTGATGTGCTGGTCCCAGATTCTCTTCG AGTTGAAGGTCGCGGTCAATGTACAATTTATGAAGTTTCACTCTCCGATATTCCTTCTTCGGGTCCTATGACGACCTCTGATCGTCTTGAAGACTTGATAAAGCAGAAGATTCGGTTGGAGAAAGCGTTGACGCGGTGCCATAAAGCGATTGCGGCAGTTCAGTCTTTCCAGAACAGTATTGCCGTGCGACATGTCAAGGCAGATGAGTTGGCCAATTTGCAGCGAGGAATTGACGCGGCTGCGGAGGAATGGGATCTCAAGCAGCTTGATTTGGAAGAGCAAATTGCAGAGGTTACTAGAGACATTGAGCAAGAGCAAGTAGCATTGGGCGAGGTCAAAGTGGATAATAAGCTGCGCAAACGTGTCTACATAACTCTCGTCGCAGACAAAGAATGCGACGTTGAGATTGTTTTGAAATACG CTGTTTCCAGCGCTACCTGGGACCCTACTTACGCTATCTACGTGAAAATGGACACCAAGGAAAAGGCGGTAAAGCTTATATACAAAGCGGCCATCTCACAAAATACAGGAGAG TCCTGGAATGATATTCCATTGACTTTGGAGACAGTGACGCCCACAACAGGACTCAATATCCCGGAATTGCAGCCATGGACGCTTTCTATGTATAAGCCCATGTACGGAAAGTACCTGAGAAAAAGTGCTGCTGCCTCCAGCCTTAACACGTTCGGCGGCCACTCAATGAGAAAAGAATCTGCAGCTAGTTCCGATTCTGAATCTGATGGAGGTCCACCTAGAGGTGGAGGAAGACTGCATAGTTCGCGACCGCCCAACATCAAGACCCGAGGCTTGACAGTCACATCGAAAGGGGACATCAATGCAACGTTCTCAGTCCCTGGATTAATGACGATTCCGAGTGACGGCGCTTCTCATACCGTGACTATAATGGAAGTGTATTTGGACGCAGCCATGTCCTGGGTTACGGTCCCAAAAAAATCGCCAAAGGCTCATTTAACT GCAAAAATAAAGAATGACTCTGAATATACCCTTTTACGCGGCATAGCAAGCATCTACGTCAATGGAAGTTTCATCTCGCGCTCTGATATCCCGTCTGTTAGTCCACAGGAAAGTTTTGATTGTCCTCTTGG CATCGACCCTGCAGTTCGCATCACCTATCACCCTCGTAGCAAGAAAGTCACTCAACCCAGCTTTACGCGCCGAAACTCTACGTACCTTTTTTCTCAAcgcatcagcatcagtaACACCAAAGCGACGCCCATCAGCTACCTGAAAGTACGCGAGCAGGTGCCTGTATCAGAGGACAGCAATATTACAGTCAACCTGACCTCTCCGGGTCTCGTACTACCTCAGGCGAACAAAAAGGGTGTCATTATTGTACCGGAGCCAGTGAAGATTAGCTCTCAGGTGGTGGCGCGGTGGGAAGGCGCGGATGAGCCGGAGATGGATCCAGGGCAGGTTGGAAAGGATGGCAAG ATACCTTAA
- a CDS encoding Ascochitine biosynthesis cluster MFS transporter, giving the protein MASSTTLSAKFTVDGEKSATPTLYVSEPDISGEGVVVKSLEDVREPSLDPRVHISNDSRPDEKELDEGLGHRLTRMLSSAKSSRSEEEGKTNEPIYIEFAPGDKRNPINYSLRKKWAITSVACFATLLASSTSSTYNMGFESMTRDLGCTDFQATIGLSVYALGFGVVPLVTASFSEEFGRQPLYLGSGVGFLLMFMMIALAKNIQTVIIARLLQGAFGSTGATMVGGTIADIWTPKERGLPMSIFGLMAVGGTGLGPVIAGWIEVNRKLGWKWIQWIQMMICAVYLIILPFIMKETRSSILLTRIAKKLRKETGDHRYRARVEDERAKLRTLIWISCTRPVHLMLTEPVVSSFSLWIGFAWGVTYCMIESISGVFRDLHDFDIGWIGTVFMAMVIGSIFGFITNFYQESLYQRYFPHRGPEARLYLACFAAILLPVGMFIYAWSSFSSVHWIALTIGITLFIWGVFIIYLAVFTYLADCYGPFASSALAGQSLARNLMATAFPLFTTQMYRTLDYKWANTLFGCIAAVMIPIPYVLFFYGPAIRLRSKFSRAVLEAERR; this is encoded by the exons ATGGCGTCAAGTACCACTTTGTCCGCGAAATTTACCGTCGATGGAGAGAAATCAGCCACACCGACGCTGTATGTGTCTGAACCTGATATATCAGGCGAGGGCGTTGTCGTCAAAAGTCTCGAAGATGTCAGGGAGCCCAGCTTGGATCCTCGAGTCCATATCTCGAACGACTCGCGACCAGATGAAAAAGAACTCGACGAGGGACTTGGCCACCGTCTAACCCGTATGCTTTCGAGCGCAAAAAGCTCGAGGTCAGAAGAGGAAGGCAAAACAAATGAGCCTATCTAT ATTGAATTCGCTCCAGGCGACAAACGAAACCCGATCAATTATTCGCTGCGGAAAAAGTGGGCTATCACGTCGGTCGCGTGCTTTGCCACACTATTAGCAT CATCCACGTCGTCGACGTACAATATGGGATTCGAGTCGATGACGCGCGACCTTGGATGCACAGACTTTCAGGCTACTATCGGTCTAAGCGTATACGCGCTTGGCTTCGGCGTGGTGCCTTTGGTCACCGCGTCTTTCAGCGAAGAATTCGGACGCCAGCCTCTATATCTAGGATCAGGTGTCGGGTTTCTATTAATGTTCATGATGATTGCTCT TGCGAAAAATATACAGACTGTCATCATTGCCAGACTGTTACAGGGCGCGTTTGGCTCGACGGGCGCGACCATGGTGGGTGGAACTATCGCTGATATCTGGACACCCAAAGA GCGGGGCCTTCCTATGTCGATTTTCGGTCTAATGGCCGTCGGAGGCACTGGATTAGGGCCTGTGATCGCAGGTTGGATAGAGGTAAACCGTAAACTAGGTTGGAAATGGATTCAATGGATTCAAATGAT GATCTGTGCGGTGTATTTGATTATCCTGCCGTTTATAATGAAAGAGACACGTTCTTCTATTCTATTGACGAGAATAGCCAAGAAGTTGCGCAAGGAAACTGGGGATCATCGATATCGCGCTAGGGTGGAAGACGAACGCGCGAAGCTCAGGACATTGATTTGGATTTCATGTACAAGACCAGTTC ACTTGATGCTCACTGAACCAGTGGTGTCTAGTTTTAGT CTGTGGATTGGATTCGCATGGGGCGTAACCTATTGCATGATTGA ATCAATATCAGGGGTGTTCAGGGATTTGCACGATTTCGACATTGGTTGGATAGGCACGGTTTTTATGGCCATGGT TATCGGGTCTATATTCGGGTTTATTACCAATTTCTACCAAGAAAGCCTTTACCA GCGGTACTTTCCCCATCGAGGTCCGGAAGCACGTCTTTACCTGGCGTGCTTTGCGGCGATTCTCCTCCCTGTGGGGATGTTCATCTATGCATGGTCGTCATTCTCGAGCGTTCATTGGATTGCGCTGACCATTGGAATCACTCTTTTCATTTGGGGTGTCTTTATCATTTACTTGGCCGTTTTCACCTACCTTGCCGATTG CTATGGTCCATTTGCTTCTTCTGCTCTTGCCGGCCAGAGTCTTGCTC GCAACCTTATGGCAACCGCCTTCCCTCTTTTCACGACACAAATGTATAGAACGCTTGACTATAAGTGGGCAAACACCTTATTTGGATGTATCGCTGCTGTGATGATTCCCATACCATAT GTACTCTTTTTCTACGGTCCCGCCATCCGCCTACGAAGTAAATTCTCGAGAGCGGTTTTGGAGGCCGAAAGACGATGA
- a CDS encoding Phosphatidate phosphatase APP1: protein MSEDMPSSWRYLTSAGNRISSFKGYLSGREPGAGWRSGRTTPNASQAPRDEPRQSWRAWAGQKIRVRRRGQYDATESNELINIFPGWAARRYASQQDEYGRGPRPFELEVFVSGYAISYRSPENASRSQRAFIRLAKGFASLPKIVDSAADVRPNSSSFAQLTPSTEALLAQVKLPPRPTDIADDYDIDALERQLRLAKTTDDPLKDDSASLSSSSSASSSTNDLPSTGRETADSVVNSVAENTADVIKRLHANLERRLQPFWSSTLPNRVVRLHLFSAPHNDSSSTSVGPGNTDDVDELATDAQNGPLASQDVMTGVDGSFQVKFNIPWEDLCHHPRALHIAFGEAEVEHELLIVAQLLPLNPSSSSLSVDSSPTSTPLTSLTRIPVTYSPIRVISDIDDTVKFSGVLSGARAVFHNVFVKDLRDNVIPGMGEWYAAMWSRGVRFHYVSNGPFEILPVLNEFFEVSQLPPGSIKLKSYAGRSLFTGLLSAPAARKRAGIVDILDSFPDSRFFLIGDSGEQDLELYADIARERPDRILAVFVRDADANTFGGPPALEDPTGWKAMGAAGTRPIERPLVSRSESGMTNGSFSPSISSYSKYSSFFSSNSGSSTPNVRTGDANETPRPNTFGFDSGRQPSTSASVDDKALAKARDQSYLGVGALTAEPESMRSGDAVTPPRLSAVTGPAIYVNSPNNSSREPQDVMQSPGKFVDQPPKATPPPSIRSSMSSLGPASAAASFRSQRTGSSTSSGSSNTTGKRISSISEAEKKRNDLQMRVYRARTQMPSHIPLRIFRDPSECVEAQEILDQER from the exons ATGTCTGAAGATATGCCCTCATCCTGGAGATATTTGACGTCGGCAGGAAACCGCATATCATCCTTCAAAGGTTATCTCTCTGGTCGCGAGCCGGGCGCGGGCTGGAGATCAGGGAGAACCACGCCAAATGCATCGCAAGCCCCGCGCGACGAGCCCAGACAGAGTTGGAGGGCTTGGGCAGGCCAAAAGATCAGGGTTCGAAGGAGGGGGCAGTATGATGCCACGGAGAGTAATGAATTAATCAACATCTTTCCTGGTTGGGCGGCCAGGCGGTATGCATCTCAACAAGATGAATACG GTAGGGGACCTCGACCATTCGAACTGGAGGTTTTCGTATCAGGATACGCTATTAGCTATAGATCCCCTGAGAACGCTAGCCGTTCTCAACGCGCATTTATTCGATTGGCTAAAG GATTTGCTTCATTGCCAAAAATTGTGGACAGCGCTGCGGATGTCCGCCCGAATTCCTCATCTTTCGCGCAGTTAACCCCGTCCACAGAAGCATTGCTTGCCCAAGTTAAACTTCCACCCCGCCCTACGGATATCGCAGACGATTATGATATTGACGCCCTGGAGCGCCAGCTTAGACTCGCCAAAACGACAGACGACCCGCTTAAAGACGACTCGGCGTCActttcgtcttcttcttccgccTCGTCCTCAACCAATGACTTACCTTCCACGGGACGAGAGACAGCTGACAGCGTCGTGAACTCTGTGGCGGAGAATACTGCAGACGTTATCAAGCGATTGCACGCCAATCTCGAGCGACGTTTGCAACCGTTTTGGTCCTCTACGCTTCCCAACCGCGTCGTTCGACTCCACCTTTTCTCTGCGCCCCACAATGATAGCTCATCGACGTCGGTGGGCCCTGGGAACACTGATGATGTTGACGAGTTGGCGACAGATGCTCAAAATGGGCCTCTTGCGTCACAGGACGTGATGACTGGTGTTGATGGGAGCTTTCAGGTTAAATTCAATATTCCTTGGGAGGACTTATGTCATCACCCACGCGCCCTACACATCGCGTTTGGTGAGGCTGAGGTAGAGCATGAATTACTGATCGTTGCCCAACTATTGCCATTGAAtccatcctcgtcgtcgcttTCGGTCGACAGTTCACCAACATCTACTCCACTGACTTCGCTGACGCGGATCCCAGTAACATATTCGCCTATACGAGTGATTTCGGACATCGACGATACAGTCAAGTTTTCAGGCGTGCTTTCCGGTGCAAGGGCGGTCTTTCATAATGTTTTTGTGAAGGATTTAAGAGACAATGTCATCCCTGGCATGGGAGAGTGGTACGCTGCCATGTGGAGCCGTGGTGTGCGATTTCATTACGTT TCAAATGGTCCTTTTGAGATTCTCCCTGTCCTCAATGAATTCTTCGAAGTGTCGCAACTACCCCCTG GTTCAATTAAACTAAAATCCTACGCGGGTCGCTCGCTGTTTACTGGCCTTCTTTCGGCACCAGCAGCACGCAAACGTGCGGGAATTGTCGACATTCTGGACTCTTTCCCTGATTCGCGATTCTTCTTGATTGGAGACTCCGGTGAACAAGATTTGGAATTATACGCCGA TATTGCACGAGAACGGCCTGATCGCATCCTAGCTGTGTTCGTACGCGATGCCGATGCAAACACATTTGGCGGTCCTCCGGCTCTTGAGGACCCAACTGGCTGGAAAGCTATGGGTGCTGCGGGTACGAGGCCAATAGAGAGGCCACTTGTTTCAAGGAGCGAAAGCGGCATGACGAATGGTTCTTTTTCTccatcaatatcatcataCTCAAAGTATAGCAGTTTCTTCTCCTCTAATTCTGGAAGCTCTACCCCCAATGTTCGGACGGGCGATGCCAACGAAACCCCACGACCGAACACTTTTGGATTTGATAGTGGTCGACAACCATCAACGTCTGCTAGTGTTGACGACAAAGCGCTGGCTAAAGCAAGAGATCAGTCATATTTAGGCGTTGGTGCACTAACCGCCGAACCGGAGTCTATGAGAAGCGGTGACGCAGTCACCCCACCGCGTCTGTCTGCAGTCACAGGACCTGCGATTTATGTGAATTCACCAAATAATTCTAGTAGAGAGCCACAGGATGTGATGCAGTCCCCGGGTAAATTTGTGGACCAGCCGCCCAAAGCGACACCGCCACCGTCCATTCGATCCAGCATGAGCAGTTTGGGTCCTGCTTCCGCCGCTGCATCATTCCGCTCGCAGCGTACTGGCTCGTCGACGTCGTCTGGGAGCTCAAATACCACTGGAAAACGGATAAGCTCGATCTCGGAagcagagaagaagaggaacgATCTCCAGATGAGAGTGTATAGAGCGAGGACGCAGATGCCGAGTCATATACCACTGAGGATATTTAGAGATCCGAGCGAGTGTGTTGAGGCACAGGAGATTCTGGACCAAGAGCGGTGA